A window of the Halopseudomonas phragmitis genome harbors these coding sequences:
- a CDS encoding YciK family oxidoreductase, producing MFDYHAPTDLLKDRVILITGASDGIGKACALSCAAHGATVVLIGRSLSKLEAVYDQIEAAGQPQPAICVLNLETATEKDYEDLADQLFDSFGRLDGLVHNAALLGGPRTPFEQIKTEDWLQAMQVNVNAPFLLTKAMMPLLRVAGDASVVMVSSSVGRTGRAYWGPYAVSKFALEGMMQVLADEQDGTSNIRVNSVNPGATRTAMRAKAYPAEEPETNPEPAAIMPVFLYLLGADSREINGQALNAQ from the coding sequence ATGTTCGACTATCATGCCCCGACCGACCTGCTCAAGGATCGGGTCATCCTCATCACCGGCGCCAGCGACGGAATTGGCAAGGCCTGCGCCCTGAGCTGCGCAGCTCACGGCGCCACCGTAGTACTGATCGGCCGCAGCCTGAGCAAACTGGAAGCGGTATACGATCAGATCGAGGCCGCGGGCCAGCCGCAACCGGCCATTTGCGTACTCAACCTGGAAACCGCAACTGAAAAGGACTACGAGGACCTGGCCGACCAGCTCTTCGACAGCTTCGGTCGACTCGACGGCCTGGTCCACAACGCCGCCCTGCTGGGCGGCCCGCGCACCCCGTTCGAACAGATCAAAACCGAAGACTGGCTGCAGGCCATGCAGGTCAACGTCAACGCCCCATTCCTGCTGACCAAGGCGATGATGCCACTACTGCGCGTCGCTGGTGACGCCTCGGTAGTCATGGTGTCATCCAGCGTTGGTCGCACAGGGCGCGCCTACTGGGGCCCCTATGCAGTATCCAAGTTCGCTCTGGAGGGCATGATGCAGGTTTTGGCAGACGAGCAGGACGGTACCAGCAATATCCGGGTTAACAGCGTCAACCCCGGCGCTACCCGCACCGCCATGCGGGCCAAGGCCTACCCGGCCGAAGAGCCGGAGACCAATCCCGAGCCCGCCGCCATCATGCCGGTATTTCTCTACCTGCTGGGTGCCGACAGCCGCGAAATCAATGGCCAGGCGCTGAACGCCCAATAA
- the gph gene encoding phosphoglycolate phosphatase (PGP is an essential enzyme in the glycolate salvage pathway in higher organisms (photorespiration in plants). Phosphoglycolate results from the oxidase activity of RubisCO in the Calvin cycle when concentrations of carbon dioxide are low relative to oxygen. This enzyme is a member of the Haloacid Dehalogenase (HAD) superfamily of aspartate-nucleophile hydrolase enzymes (PF00702).): MITSVLFDLDGTLLDTAGDFVDIIQVMRAERGLPPAPEDQVRSRVSDGSIGMLCAAFELNPQAPGFHELREDFLQRYDRQLAVHTRFYPGIEALLDWLDSEGLPWGVVTNKLSRFSVPLLDAMGIGQRCASLVCPDQVSQSKPHPEPLLKACVEMGVEPRDSVFIGDHLRDIQAGRAAGMLTVAALYGYLPPGDDPSTWQADHSIHEAAALHPWLMQLRQQEK, from the coding sequence ATGATCACCAGCGTCCTGTTCGATCTCGATGGAACCCTGTTGGATACCGCAGGCGACTTCGTCGACATCATCCAGGTCATGCGCGCCGAACGCGGCCTGCCGCCAGCGCCCGAAGATCAGGTGCGCAGCCGGGTATCGGACGGCTCGATCGGCATGCTCTGCGCCGCCTTCGAACTGAACCCGCAGGCACCCGGTTTCCATGAGCTTCGCGAAGACTTTCTGCAACGCTATGACCGCCAGCTGGCAGTACATACCCGCTTCTACCCGGGCATCGAAGCTCTGCTCGACTGGCTCGATAGCGAAGGCCTGCCCTGGGGCGTGGTTACCAACAAGCTAAGTCGCTTCAGTGTGCCATTACTGGACGCCATGGGGATTGGTCAGCGTTGCGCCAGCCTGGTCTGCCCAGACCAGGTCAGCCAGTCAAAACCTCACCCGGAACCCTTGCTCAAAGCCTGTGTCGAGATGGGAGTAGAGCCGCGCGATTCGGTATTCATTGGTGACCACCTGCGCGACATTCAGGCCGGACGCGCCGCCGGCATGCTGACCGTTGCAGCGCTGTACGGCTATCTGCCGCCCGGCGACGACCCCAGTACCTGGCAGGCTGACCATAGTATTCACGAGGCAGCGGCATTGCATCCCTGGCTGATGCAGTTACGCCAACAGGAGAAGTAA
- the mtnA gene encoding S-methyl-5-thioribose-1-phosphate isomerase: MSPDFTLLPETFKAVEWCSDCLRLLDQRHLPGQELYQNCDDASQVAAAIRDMVVRGAPAIGVAAAYGIALAARRIAQADDWESALADDFACLEVARPTAVNLTWALRMMREQLRRLPADADVPARLLQAAEEIHAGDREANLSMARLGLQVLRRHGRGKQKVLTHCNAGALATGGYGTALGVIRAAHAAGVLERVYADETRPWLQGARLTAWELVRGGVPVTLLADVTAAHLMKTEAISWVIVGADRIAANGDVANKIGTYSLAVLAMHHGVRFMVVAPTSTIDMSLEEGELIPLEERSGDELLQVGGQDLTTGAEVFNPVFDVTPADLIDVIVTEKGIVERPDARKLAELMSTRRLH; this comes from the coding sequence ATGTCACCGGATTTCACGTTGTTGCCCGAGACGTTCAAGGCGGTTGAGTGGTGCTCTGACTGCCTGCGTTTACTGGATCAGCGGCATTTGCCTGGGCAGGAGTTGTATCAGAATTGCGACGATGCGTCACAGGTTGCGGCGGCGATCCGTGACATGGTGGTGCGTGGTGCGCCGGCGATTGGTGTGGCTGCTGCTTATGGTATTGCGCTGGCGGCCCGGCGGATTGCTCAGGCTGACGATTGGGAATCTGCCCTGGCGGACGACTTTGCCTGTCTGGAGGTGGCTCGGCCAACTGCGGTAAATCTGACCTGGGCGTTGCGCATGATGCGAGAACAGTTGCGACGCCTGCCGGCTGATGCCGATGTGCCTGCCCGCTTGCTGCAAGCTGCCGAGGAAATCCATGCCGGTGATCGTGAAGCCAATCTCAGCATGGCGCGCTTGGGCTTGCAGGTGCTGCGCCGGCATGGGCGTGGCAAGCAGAAAGTGCTGACCCACTGCAATGCCGGAGCCCTGGCCACTGGCGGTTACGGTACAGCGCTTGGGGTTATCCGGGCTGCTCATGCGGCCGGAGTGCTTGAGCGGGTCTATGCCGATGAAACCCGGCCCTGGCTGCAGGGTGCCAGGCTGACGGCCTGGGAGTTGGTACGCGGAGGGGTGCCGGTCACGTTGCTGGCGGATGTCACTGCAGCCCATCTGATGAAGACCGAAGCGATCAGTTGGGTCATCGTGGGTGCTGACCGGATCGCGGCCAATGGCGATGTGGCCAACAAGATCGGCACCTATTCGCTGGCTGTATTGGCCATGCATCATGGGGTGCGGTTCATGGTGGTGGCGCCAACCTCGACCATCGACATGAGTCTGGAAGAGGGTGAGCTGATTCCGTTGGAAGAGCGCTCGGGTGATGAGTTGTTGCAGGTCGGTGGGCAGGATCTGACAACTGGTGCCGAGGTGTTCAATCCGGTGTTCGATGTTACGCCGGCCGACCTGATTGACGTGATTGTGACCGAAAAGGGCATTGTCGAGCGCCCCGACGCCCGCAAGCTGGCCGAGCTTATGAGTACCCGACGCCTGCACTGA
- the ubiG gene encoding bifunctional 2-polyprenyl-6-hydroxyphenol methylase/3-demethylubiquinol 3-O-methyltransferase UbiG: MLNVDRAEIAKFEALASRWWDRNSEFRPLHEINPLRTNWIDQRAGLAGKTVLDVGCGGGILAEAMAQRGAKVTGIDMGEAPLGVARLHQLESGVEIDYRQCTAEELAEELPGQFDVVTCMEMLEHVPDPSSVIRACATLVKPGGQVFFSTINRNPKSFLFAIVGAEYVLRMLPRGTHEFAKFIRPAELGAWSREAGLDLQDITGLTYNPLTKIYRLEQDVDVNYMIHCQRSL; encoded by the coding sequence ATGCTTAATGTCGATCGCGCTGAAATCGCCAAATTCGAGGCGCTGGCCAGCCGCTGGTGGGACCGCAACAGCGAATTCCGCCCACTGCATGAAATCAACCCACTGCGCACCAATTGGATCGACCAGCGCGCCGGCCTGGCCGGCAAGACCGTACTTGACGTTGGCTGCGGCGGCGGCATCCTGGCCGAAGCCATGGCCCAGCGTGGCGCCAAGGTTACCGGCATCGATATGGGCGAAGCGCCGCTTGGCGTAGCCCGGCTGCACCAGCTCGAATCCGGCGTCGAGATCGATTATCGCCAGTGCACTGCTGAAGAGTTGGCCGAAGAGCTCCCCGGCCAGTTCGACGTGGTGACCTGCATGGAAATGCTCGAGCACGTACCCGACCCCTCATCGGTGATCCGTGCCTGCGCCACACTGGTCAAACCCGGCGGCCAGGTGTTCTTCTCGACCATCAATCGCAACCCCAAGTCATTCCTGTTCGCCATCGTCGGAGCTGAATACGTACTGCGCATGTTGCCGCGCGGCACTCACGAATTCGCCAAATTCATCCGTCCTGCTGAACTGGGCGCCTGGAGCCGCGAAGCCGGTCTGGACCTGCAGGACATCACTGGCCTGACCTACAACCCGCTGACCAAGATCTACCGCCTGGAGCAGGATGTTGACGTCAACTACATGATTCACTGCCAGCGGAGCCTGTAG
- a CDS encoding TRZ/ATZ family hydrolase: MFQIPNEFDLLISARWIAPVVPAGQLLTDHALAIHQGNILAIVPQSACGDLRPREWRELGNHLLIPGLVNAHGHAAMSLLRGLADDLPLMTWLQEHIWPAEGRWVDEQFVRIGTELAVAEMLLGGTTCFADMYFYPAVAAQVAQERGIRAQIAFPVVDSPIPGARDANDAISQGLRLHDELRHSALVSIAFGPHAPYTVGDDTLTRIRTLADELDLPVHMHVHETATEVDQALQQDGRRPLQRLRDLGLLSPRLQAVHMTQVDDNDLELLQAFDVQVIHCPESNLKLASGFCPTQRLLEAGINVALGTDGAASNNDLDMLGELRTAALLAKGVSGQPTALDAHAALHMATLAGAKALGLSERIGSLEPGKAADLIAVELEGPGRQPVYHALSQLLYTCSASQVSDVWVAGRERVRDRQLTHFELEPLLAQARDWAQRIQQGDTQDA, from the coding sequence ATGTTCCAGATACCCAACGAATTCGACCTGCTGATCAGCGCACGCTGGATCGCTCCGGTAGTACCTGCCGGCCAACTTCTGACGGATCACGCGCTGGCCATTCATCAGGGCAACATTCTCGCCATTGTGCCGCAAAGCGCCTGCGGCGACCTACGCCCACGCGAGTGGCGCGAGCTCGGCAATCATCTGCTAATACCGGGCCTGGTAAATGCCCACGGTCATGCCGCCATGAGCCTGCTGCGCGGCCTGGCCGACGATCTGCCCCTGATGACCTGGCTGCAGGAGCATATCTGGCCAGCCGAAGGCCGCTGGGTCGACGAACAGTTCGTGCGTATCGGTACCGAACTGGCCGTAGCGGAGATGCTGCTGGGCGGCACCACCTGCTTTGCCGACATGTACTTCTATCCAGCAGTGGCCGCCCAGGTCGCGCAGGAGCGCGGAATCCGCGCACAAATTGCCTTTCCGGTCGTCGACAGCCCGATCCCCGGGGCCCGCGACGCCAACGACGCCATCAGTCAAGGCCTGCGCCTGCATGACGAACTACGCCACAGTGCACTGGTCAGCATTGCCTTCGGCCCACACGCACCCTATACGGTTGGCGATGATACCCTGACCCGAATCCGCACTTTGGCCGACGAACTGGATCTGCCTGTCCACATGCATGTGCACGAAACCGCAACCGAAGTCGATCAGGCCCTGCAACAGGATGGACGACGCCCGCTTCAGCGCCTGCGTGATCTGGGGCTACTTAGCCCGCGTCTGCAAGCCGTGCACATGACCCAGGTGGACGACAATGATCTTGAATTGCTTCAGGCCTTCGATGTGCAGGTGATCCACTGCCCGGAATCCAACCTCAAACTGGCCAGCGGTTTCTGCCCGACCCAACGCCTGCTGGAGGCAGGTATCAACGTTGCGCTCGGTACCGACGGTGCAGCCAGCAACAACGATCTGGATATGCTTGGCGAGTTGCGCACAGCCGCCCTGCTGGCCAAGGGTGTCAGCGGTCAACCTACTGCCCTGGATGCCCACGCCGCCCTGCATATGGCTACCCTGGCTGGCGCCAAGGCCTTGGGCCTGAGCGAGCGCATCGGCTCACTGGAACCCGGCAAGGCCGCCGACCTGATCGCCGTAGAACTCGAGGGCCCCGGCCGCCAACCGGTGTATCATGCATTATCACAACTGCTTTATACCTGCAGCGCCAGCCAGGTGAGTGACGTATGGGTTGCCGGCCGGGAAAGGGTCCGCGACCGACAACTGACTCACTTCGAACTGGAGCCACTGCTTGCCCAGGCCCGGGACTGGGCTCAACGTATTCAACAAGGGGATACCCAGGATGCTTAA
- a CDS encoding GGDEF domain-containing protein, which produces MMSTQGNTIDLDSARKLLQPASSQQRSLPELHQRLLQVLQTSLEIDRVLELFFTELQSLIPVDGLEYQNSTHDLQLQQGNPSLHRCSYRLNHGNDFLGELQFSRAKRFRELELSNLETLLSTLLYPLRNALMYHEAVSCALRDNLTGAGNRLAMDQAINREVQLAIRNRTPLSLLVLDLDRFKQINDIYGHAYGDQALKTVVDCTRQCLRAVDGLYRLGGEEFVVVLGNTGLEPAKSIAERIRSAVENLQFKIDGQPLPMTVSLGVAIRHNDETGRELLDRCDKLMYAAKHRGRNIVVSE; this is translated from the coding sequence ATGATGTCGACCCAAGGCAATACCATCGATCTCGACAGCGCCCGCAAACTGCTTCAGCCTGCCAGCAGCCAGCAGCGCTCGCTGCCGGAACTGCACCAGCGATTGCTCCAGGTGCTGCAAACCTCACTGGAAATCGACCGGGTTCTGGAACTGTTCTTCACTGAACTGCAAAGCCTGATCCCGGTCGACGGACTGGAGTACCAGAACAGCACCCACGACCTGCAACTGCAACAGGGCAACCCCAGTCTGCATCGCTGCAGCTATCGACTCAATCATGGCAACGATTTTCTCGGCGAACTGCAGTTCAGTCGCGCCAAACGCTTTCGCGAACTGGAACTGAGTAACCTGGAAACTCTGCTCAGCACTCTGCTGTATCCGCTACGCAACGCCCTGATGTACCACGAGGCAGTGTCGTGCGCCCTGCGCGACAACCTGACCGGAGCCGGCAACCGCTTGGCCATGGACCAGGCCATCAACCGTGAGGTTCAGCTTGCCATCCGCAACCGCACTCCTCTGTCGCTGCTGGTACTGGACCTGGACCGCTTCAAGCAAATCAATGATATTTATGGTCATGCCTACGGCGACCAGGCCCTGAAAACTGTGGTTGACTGCACTCGCCAGTGTTTGCGTGCAGTGGATGGGTTGTATCGTCTGGGAGGCGAGGAGTTTGTAGTAGTGCTGGGCAACACCGGTCTGGAGCCTGCCAAAAGCATTGCCGAGCGTATTCGCAGTGCAGTGGAAAACCTGCAATTCAAGATCGATGGCCAACCACTACCCATGACCGTAAGCCTGGGGGTCGCCATCCGCCATAACGACGAGACCGGCCGGGAGCTGCTCGATCGCTGCGACAAACTTATGTACGCCGCCAAACACCGCGGCCGCAATATCGTGGTCAGCGAATAA